In a genomic window of Weissella tructae:
- a CDS encoding RelA/SpoT family protein, which produces MVETKTVTATDVHNTVAAYMNADHVAKVDKAYAFAENLHHDQMRQSGEPYIMHPIQVAGILADLNMDPDTVVAGYLHDVIEDTDATLEELTELFGANVAIIVDGVSKLSKIEYKSSREQLAENHRKLLLAMSKDIRVIIVKLADRLHNMRTLDALKPEKQRRIASETLEIYAPLADRLGIMTIKWELEDLSLRYLDPDAYHDIAKKMKMRRQERLNFVEEAVDEIENIISSLNLEHTDVYGRPKHIYSVYRKMVDKHKDFEDIFDLSAIRVVVDSMPETYAVLGMIHSKWTPMPGRFKDYIALPKNNGYQSLHTTVVGPGGRPMEVQIRTHEMHEVAEFGVAAHWAYKEGNHDGADVQNADQQKLNVIQTILDLNDVHDAGEFMESVKGELFTNLTFAFTPMGDVIELPQGAGPLDMAYSIHTNVGNHTTGAKVNDRIVPLDYEIQTGDIVEIMTSQNAKPNRDWLQVVSTRRARNKIRQYFRKQDRGENIEAGKKILADYIRSEGFDPEEIMTAENASEVAEKTYFKTSEDLYAGLGFGDVSPQGIVNKFTEKKRAQLEEERLDAEQKAVLEDHTTLESAGKKDVKRRKRDSIVIDGVDNLLIRLGHCCTPVPGDEVIGYVTQGRGVSVHRKECPNIHAAQEAEQRLIDVGWASDLLGGREEFEADLVVRASNREKLLNDVIRTVTNTTKTMRSINGRINNRDEVVITLTVGVHDLEQLDHIMESIKIVKYVFDVERAFK; this is translated from the coding sequence ATGGTAGAGACTAAAACAGTAACTGCGACAGACGTTCACAATACTGTGGCGGCTTATATGAACGCAGACCATGTTGCAAAAGTAGATAAGGCTTATGCTTTTGCTGAAAATTTACATCATGATCAAATGCGTCAATCAGGCGAACCTTATATCATGCACCCCATTCAAGTCGCCGGTATTTTAGCTGATTTGAACATGGATCCGGATACAGTTGTGGCCGGATATTTACATGATGTGATTGAAGATACAGATGCCACGTTAGAAGAATTAACTGAATTATTTGGAGCGAATGTTGCCATCATCGTGGATGGTGTTTCAAAGCTGTCAAAAATTGAATATAAGTCTTCACGTGAACAGCTTGCTGAGAATCATCGTAAGCTTCTTTTGGCGATGTCAAAAGACATCCGTGTGATTATTGTCAAGTTGGCCGACCGCCTGCACAATATGCGTACATTGGATGCTTTGAAGCCAGAAAAGCAACGTCGTATTGCGTCAGAAACCTTGGAAATCTACGCACCATTAGCTGATCGTCTTGGAATCATGACGATTAAGTGGGAACTAGAAGACTTGTCATTACGTTATCTAGATCCAGATGCATACCATGATATCGCCAAGAAGATGAAGATGCGTCGTCAAGAACGTTTGAATTTTGTTGAAGAAGCGGTCGATGAAATCGAAAATATTATTTCATCACTAAATCTGGAACATACTGACGTCTATGGTCGTCCTAAGCACATCTATTCTGTTTACCGTAAGATGGTAGATAAGCATAAGGATTTCGAAGACATCTTTGACCTATCTGCGATTCGTGTGGTGGTGGATTCAATGCCAGAAACATACGCTGTTTTGGGGATGATTCATTCTAAGTGGACACCAATGCCAGGCCGTTTTAAGGACTACATTGCGTTGCCAAAGAACAATGGATATCAATCATTGCACACGACTGTGGTCGGACCTGGTGGTCGTCCAATGGAAGTGCAAATTAGAACGCATGAAATGCATGAAGTTGCTGAATTTGGTGTGGCCGCACATTGGGCCTACAAAGAAGGAAATCATGATGGTGCGGACGTACAAAACGCTGACCAACAAAAGTTGAATGTCATTCAAACGATTTTGGATTTGAATGATGTCCACGATGCTGGTGAATTCATGGAATCAGTGAAGGGTGAGCTTTTCACAAACTTGACCTTTGCCTTCACACCAATGGGGGATGTGATTGAATTACCACAAGGGGCTGGGCCACTTGATATGGCGTACAGTATCCATACAAATGTGGGGAATCACACCACTGGTGCCAAGGTAAACGACCGCATTGTACCGTTGGATTATGAAATTCAAACGGGTGATATTGTGGAAATCATGACGTCACAAAATGCGAAGCCAAACCGTGATTGGCTCCAAGTTGTGTCAACACGTCGTGCCCGTAACAAGATTCGCCAATACTTCCGTAAGCAAGATCGTGGTGAAAATATCGAAGCAGGGAAGAAGATTCTAGCGGACTACATTCGCAGTGAAGGCTTTGACCCAGAAGAGATTATGACCGCAGAAAACGCCTCAGAAGTGGCTGAAAAGACATACTTTAAGACGAGTGAAGATTTGTACGCTGGTCTTGGTTTTGGGGATGTTAGTCCACAAGGTATTGTTAATAAGTTTACTGAAAAGAAGCGTGCGCAATTAGAAGAAGAACGTCTAGACGCTGAACAAAAGGCTGTGTTGGAAGACCACACAACCCTAGAATCAGCCGGTAAGAAGGACGTGAAGCGTCGTAAGCGTGATAGCATCGTGATTGATGGTGTCGATAACCTATTGATTCGCCTAGGCCACTGTTGTACACCGGTACCAGGGGATGAGGTTATTGGTTATGTCACGCAAGGACGTGGTGTTTCTGTCCATCGTAAGGAATGTCCAAACATTCACGCCGCACAAGAAGCTGAACAACGTTTGATTGATGTTGGTTGGGCGTCTGATCTATTAGGCGGTCGTGAAGAATTTGAAGCTGATTTAGTTGTGCGTGCTTCAAATCGTGAAAAACTTTTGAATGACGTGATTCGTACCGTAACGAATACGACGAAAACAATGCGTTCTATTAATGGTCGAATTAATAATCGTGATGAAGTTGTGATTACATTGACTGTCGGTGTTCATGACCTTGAGCAATTAGATCATATTATGGAAAGTATTAAAATCGTCAAATACGTATTTGACGTCGAACGTGCATTTAAATAA
- a CDS encoding DNA polymerase III subunit alpha → MTPLQTKSAFSLLESPMMPKTLVENAKQKGYTSVALTDTNVLYGMDAFYNAALAADIKPILGLTAQMQGLTMTQPFPFVLLVENQTGYRNLLHISSVIMSQTEPVTLESLRDHLAGLFVIVPRISELSLLLGMQSNIDVAGKWLADVQAIVPAGHLYLGVSSDMTDDATTTYRTLSGACDVPLVALDSVEYADPSDQFAAQVVTKIGQGEVLANIAASQKDTPNRYLASAVDSTERFVAKGLADAVGVADWIAENSHFEIEATQDNLPAVPLPEGQNATSYLAELAQAGLNERVSVLPDTDRVPYEERLARELQIIDELGFNQYFLIVADMIAFAKREDIRIGPGRGSAAGSLVAYVLGITDVDPIAYDLLFERFLNPERVQMPDIDIDIPDNRREDVLRYLHQRYGHEHVAQIITFSTMAMRAVVRDVARVFGLNPSQIDQLAKTLPREVGMTVADAYEQSQPFKNALIDLPVDGELLVETAKKLEGLPRNASLHAAGVVLSADAIEHIMPVQLGEDERLVTQLPKGPVERLGLLKMDFLALSNLNILDTALRAVAKVAPDFDINQIDLNDAQTLALFQKGQTNGVFQFESAGMKNMLKDLKPDSFEDIVAANALFRPGPSQNIGHFIARKHGQEAQDVPDASMAAILAPTYGIIVYQEQVMRVAEQFAGFSLGQADLLRRAMSKKDKQQLDAIKAQFVSGAEGMGHPRELAEQVYGYIETFAMYGFNRSHAVAYSKLAMQLAYLKAHYPAAFYKAVMNDAIAQRPKISAYLAEARSLGVEIVRPDINTSWQGYTVTDQGQLQMGLASISGLRRDFREVLITERQENGRYKSLDELVARLPTKYQKVETLEPLVYTGALDGFDTNRKKLVQSLKPIIDAVAFSAGSLDLLADVKPKEIVVEPYTDAEQLDLEFEYLGVYLSGHPLEAYLTLPHQDIANLSLNAPKATILGYVKGIKVIRTKKGDEMAFVDVMDLSGDLSVTVFPTLYKQIGSALENGRILQINGTVEAQRKGDGLQMIANQLQVAKLPEVGKGTWYLRLVAPEQIEQLNQLLPQHKGLNPVVVVNMMSGRKVRLDQRQWLADDDTTKKELIALLGAENAIFKV, encoded by the coding sequence ATGACACCATTACAAACAAAGTCAGCCTTCAGTTTGTTAGAAAGCCCAATGATGCCTAAAACGTTGGTTGAGAATGCCAAGCAAAAAGGGTACACATCAGTCGCACTAACAGACACAAATGTCCTGTATGGAATGGATGCCTTTTATAATGCTGCTTTGGCTGCGGACATTAAACCAATTTTGGGTCTAACCGCTCAAATGCAAGGCTTAACGATGACACAACCATTTCCTTTTGTGTTATTAGTTGAAAATCAAACAGGTTATCGTAACCTTTTGCATATCAGTAGTGTGATTATGAGCCAAACAGAGCCTGTCACTTTAGAAAGCCTGCGTGATCATTTAGCAGGTCTTTTTGTGATTGTGCCGCGTATCAGTGAACTGTCATTGTTATTGGGGATGCAAAGTAATATTGATGTCGCAGGTAAATGGTTGGCGGATGTGCAAGCCATCGTACCTGCTGGGCATCTTTATTTAGGTGTGTCATCAGATATGACGGATGATGCGACTACAACATACCGAACACTATCAGGTGCCTGTGATGTACCGTTGGTTGCGTTAGATAGCGTGGAATATGCTGATCCAAGTGATCAATTTGCCGCACAAGTCGTCACGAAGATTGGCCAAGGAGAAGTATTGGCTAACATTGCGGCGAGTCAAAAAGACACGCCAAATCGCTATTTGGCAAGCGCAGTGGATAGTACCGAACGTTTTGTGGCAAAAGGTTTAGCGGATGCCGTTGGAGTAGCGGATTGGATTGCGGAAAATAGTCACTTTGAAATCGAAGCAACACAAGACAATCTACCAGCTGTGCCATTACCAGAGGGACAAAATGCAACAAGCTATTTAGCAGAGTTAGCGCAAGCTGGTTTAAATGAACGCGTATCCGTACTACCCGATACTGATCGTGTACCGTACGAAGAACGCTTAGCCCGTGAATTACAAATCATTGATGAATTAGGATTCAATCAATATTTCTTGATTGTGGCCGATATGATTGCCTTTGCGAAGCGCGAAGATATTCGAATTGGACCTGGGCGTGGTTCTGCGGCCGGATCATTGGTGGCCTATGTGCTAGGCATTACCGATGTTGATCCAATTGCTTATGATCTTTTGTTCGAACGTTTCTTGAATCCAGAACGTGTGCAAATGCCCGATATTGATATTGATATTCCCGATAATCGTCGCGAAGACGTTTTGCGTTATCTACATCAACGTTATGGACATGAGCACGTCGCGCAAATCATTACTTTTTCAACAATGGCGATGCGTGCGGTTGTTCGGGATGTCGCACGTGTATTTGGCTTGAATCCGTCCCAAATTGATCAATTAGCGAAGACTTTACCACGTGAAGTGGGGATGACAGTCGCGGATGCATATGAACAATCACAACCATTTAAGAATGCCTTGATTGACTTGCCTGTGGATGGTGAATTGTTAGTGGAAACAGCCAAGAAGCTTGAAGGATTACCACGTAATGCTTCTTTGCATGCGGCTGGGGTGGTTCTGTCTGCTGATGCGATTGAACACATTATGCCAGTCCAATTAGGGGAAGATGAGCGTCTCGTTACCCAATTACCTAAAGGCCCAGTTGAACGACTAGGTTTATTAAAGATGGACTTTTTGGCTTTATCTAACTTGAATATTTTGGATACTGCTTTACGTGCAGTTGCGAAAGTTGCGCCTGATTTTGATATCAACCAAATTGATTTAAATGATGCCCAAACATTGGCTTTGTTCCAAAAAGGGCAAACCAATGGGGTTTTCCAATTTGAATCAGCTGGGATGAAGAATATGTTGAAGGACTTAAAGCCGGATTCATTTGAAGACATCGTGGCCGCGAATGCACTATTCCGTCCAGGACCTAGTCAAAACATTGGACATTTCATTGCCCGTAAACATGGTCAAGAAGCGCAAGATGTGCCTGATGCAAGTATGGCCGCAATTTTAGCACCGACTTACGGTATTATTGTCTATCAAGAACAAGTCATGCGTGTGGCGGAACAATTTGCTGGTTTCTCATTGGGACAAGCCGACTTACTACGTCGTGCGATGTCTAAGAAAGACAAGCAACAACTAGATGCGATTAAAGCACAATTTGTGAGTGGCGCTGAAGGGATGGGACATCCCCGTGAACTTGCGGAACAAGTCTACGGATATATCGAAACCTTCGCCATGTATGGTTTCAATCGCTCACACGCCGTGGCGTATTCAAAGCTAGCCATGCAATTGGCTTATTTAAAGGCGCATTATCCAGCCGCTTTCTACAAAGCCGTGATGAATGATGCGATTGCGCAACGTCCAAAGATTAGTGCCTACCTAGCGGAAGCACGCAGTCTTGGTGTTGAAATTGTGCGACCTGATATTAACACGAGTTGGCAAGGCTACACGGTTACCGATCAAGGGCAACTGCAGATGGGGTTAGCGTCAATTAGTGGTCTGCGTCGTGATTTCCGTGAAGTCTTAATCACTGAACGCCAAGAAAACGGGCGTTACAAATCATTAGATGAATTGGTTGCCCGCTTACCAACCAAATACCAAAAGGTTGAAACGTTGGAACCATTAGTGTACACCGGTGCATTAGATGGGTTCGATACGAACCGTAAGAAACTGGTCCAATCATTAAAGCCAATTATTGATGCCGTTGCGTTTTCAGCGGGTTCATTAGATTTGTTAGCGGATGTGAAGCCAAAGGAAATTGTGGTGGAACCATATACCGATGCGGAACAATTAGATCTTGAATTTGAATATCTAGGGGTGTACTTAAGTGGACATCCGTTAGAAGCATATTTGACATTACCACACCAAGATATCGCTAACTTAAGTTTAAATGCACCGAAAGCAACGATTTTAGGGTATGTAAAGGGAATCAAAGTCATCCGCACGAAGAAGGGTGATGAAATGGCCTTCGTGGATGTCATGGACTTAAGTGGTGACCTATCTGTTACAGTATTCCCAACGCTTTATAAGCAAATTGGTAGTGCGTTGGAAAATGGGCGTATCTTACAAATTAATGGGACGGTTGAAGCCCAACGTAAGGGTGATGGCTTGCAAATGATTGCGAACCAACTTCAAGTAGCGAAGTTACCTGAAGTTGGTAAAGGGACTTGGTACTTACGTTTAGTTGCACCAGAACAGATTGAACAGTTAAATCAACTATTACCACAACATAAAGGCTTAAATCCGGTTGTGGTCGTGAACATGATGTCTGGGCGTAAAGTTCGTTTGGATCAACGCCAATGGTTAGCGGACGATGACACAACTAAAAAAGAGTTGATTGCCCTACTAGGCGCTGAAAATGCCATTTTTAAGGTGTAA
- a CDS encoding YjzD family protein, translating to MMKYINLFFWMFILGEVIGYISSALQGVSYDATATALFSAVMGVIGVLMFYVISRSADPSDYSDEQ from the coding sequence ATGATGAAATATATCAATTTATTCTTTTGGATGTTTATTTTAGGTGAAGTCATTGGATACATTTCAAGTGCTTTACAAGGTGTGTCTTATGACGCGACTGCTACTGCATTATTTTCAGCCGTAATGGGAGTTATCGGAGTATTGATGTTCTACGTTATCTCTCGTTCAGCCGATCCAAGCGATTATTCAGATGAACAATAG
- a CDS encoding dihydrofolate reductase, with protein MAEVNLIWAETNDGTIALDGGIPWQQKSDLKFFKEETIDQVIVMGRNTMNSFRGRPLPKRVNLVLTRDETLEVPEGFVKVYDVETAMKMADDAGAKLQIIGGKPIYESFMAVADHLYVTYLDTDFRGDVHMDKVDKTKWRGEEIASGPADSENDFDYTIVKYSRF; from the coding sequence ATGGCAGAAGTAAATTTGATTTGGGCAGAAACAAATGATGGCACTATTGCGCTTGATGGTGGGATTCCTTGGCAACAAAAGTCCGACTTGAAGTTCTTCAAGGAAGAAACCATTGATCAAGTGATTGTGATGGGGCGTAACACGATGAACAGTTTCCGTGGTCGTCCATTGCCCAAGCGTGTCAACTTGGTCTTAACACGTGATGAAACACTAGAAGTACCTGAAGGTTTTGTGAAAGTCTATGACGTTGAAACTGCTATGAAGATGGCCGATGATGCTGGAGCTAAGCTACAAATTATTGGTGGAAAGCCAATTTATGAAAGCTTCATGGCCGTTGCCGATCATTTGTATGTGACTTATTTGGACACTGATTTCCGTGGGGATGTACACATGGATAAAGTGGATAAGACTAAGTGGCGTGGTGAAGAAATCGCTAGTGGTCCAGCTGATTCAGAAAACGATTTTGATTACACAATCGTGAAGTACTCACGTTTTTAA
- a CDS encoding ABC-F family ATP-binding cassette domain-containing protein, with product MKQLRAIDLTSIYGEKTLLDHVSFLIETGDRVGVIGVNGSGKTTLMNAISDVVPADSGMIDTPNDYTIGYLAQEPILDDEKDVLEAIFAGAQPVFQLIRDYEAALEAYSAHPEDDKVIANYTKLQARMDQEEAWLAESEVKAILTQLHLPDFNLKVSQLSGGQRKRVGLAQVLIQAPDLLLLDEPTNHLDFDSIEWLEKYLASYHGAVMTVTHDRYFLDHVTNRIFELSFGQLYEYKGNYEAFVTAKAERVAAQKTADHKNEQLYKQELAWMKAGARARSTKQTARQNRFAEIEAQRGTLQIDEDVEVAIGQSRLGKKVINIEDANLDFDERIILKDFNELIQANERVGITGPNGTGKSTLLKVIAEQQSLDSGIVEIGETVKMAFYTQTTEPIPENKRVFEYLTDVAEAITDRNGNRVSVSDLLEQFLFPSFMHGTLIHKLSGGEKRRLYLLKLLMQEPNVLLLDEPTNDLDIGTLTVLENYLQHFAGTVITVSHDRYFLDKVAQKLLVFHGQGEISRFAGHFSDYLERFGAPTIENAPSKLAEAKEAVQPVVEATPEVVVEKKKKFTWAEKQEWATIEDDIAALEEKVGELEAAMIENGSDFGKLSDLQREFDATNTALEDKMLRWEELSERAEN from the coding sequence ATGAAACAATTACGAGCAATTGATTTAACAAGTATCTATGGGGAAAAGACATTACTTGATCACGTATCGTTTCTAATTGAAACTGGTGACCGTGTTGGTGTTATCGGAGTTAATGGTTCTGGAAAGACAACATTGATGAATGCCATTTCTGATGTGGTGCCAGCTGATAGTGGGATGATTGACACACCAAATGACTATACAATTGGTTACTTGGCACAAGAGCCAATTCTAGATGATGAAAAAGATGTCTTAGAAGCTATTTTTGCGGGAGCACAACCAGTCTTTCAATTGATACGTGATTATGAAGCTGCTTTAGAAGCCTATTCAGCACATCCGGAAGATGACAAGGTGATTGCGAACTATACGAAGCTACAAGCCCGTATGGACCAAGAAGAAGCTTGGTTGGCCGAATCAGAAGTGAAGGCGATTTTGACACAACTTCATTTGCCTGATTTCAACTTGAAGGTCAGTCAACTATCTGGGGGACAACGTAAGCGTGTCGGTCTAGCGCAAGTATTGATTCAAGCACCAGACCTATTGTTGTTGGACGAACCAACCAACCATTTGGATTTTGATTCAATTGAATGGTTAGAAAAGTACTTGGCGAGTTACCATGGTGCCGTGATGACCGTAACCCACGATCGTTACTTCTTGGACCACGTAACAAACCGTATTTTCGAATTGTCATTTGGACAATTGTACGAATACAAGGGTAACTATGAAGCTTTTGTGACGGCGAAAGCTGAACGTGTTGCCGCACAAAAGACGGCTGATCACAAGAATGAACAATTGTACAAGCAAGAATTAGCTTGGATGAAGGCTGGGGCACGTGCTCGTTCAACCAAGCAAACAGCGCGTCAAAATCGTTTTGCGGAAATTGAAGCGCAACGTGGGACATTGCAAATTGATGAAGACGTTGAAGTTGCGATTGGGCAATCACGTTTGGGTAAGAAGGTTATCAATATTGAAGACGCAAATCTTGATTTTGATGAACGTATTATCTTGAAAGACTTCAATGAATTGATTCAAGCGAATGAACGTGTTGGGATTACTGGACCAAATGGAACAGGTAAGTCAACGCTATTGAAGGTTATCGCCGAACAACAATCACTAGATAGTGGAATTGTTGAAATTGGAGAAACAGTTAAAATGGCCTTTTACACGCAAACAACGGAACCTATTCCTGAAAACAAGCGTGTCTTTGAATATCTAACAGATGTTGCGGAAGCAATCACTGACCGTAATGGTAATCGTGTGTCAGTTTCTGACTTGTTGGAACAATTCTTATTCCCAAGCTTCATGCATGGAACTTTGATTCATAAGTTATCAGGTGGGGAAAAGCGTCGTTTGTACTTGTTGAAGCTATTGATGCAAGAACCTAATGTGCTATTGCTAGACGAACCAACCAATGACTTGGATATTGGGACATTGACTGTTCTAGAAAACTACCTACAACACTTTGCGGGTACAGTTATTACAGTTTCCCACGACCGTTACTTCTTGGATAAGGTTGCGCAAAAGCTATTGGTCTTCCATGGCCAAGGTGAAATTTCACGTTTTGCGGGTCATTTCTCTGATTACTTGGAGCGCTTTGGTGCCCCAACGATTGAGAATGCGCCAAGCAAGTTAGCTGAAGCAAAAGAAGCTGTGCAACCAGTCGTTGAAGCAACACCTGAAGTTGTTGTGGAAAAGAAAAAGAAGTTCACTTGGGCTGAAAAGCAAGAGTGGGCTACTATTGAAGATGATATTGCAGCGTTAGAAGAAAAAGTTGGTGAACTAGAAGCGGCCATGATTGAAAATGGGTCTGATTTTGGTAAGCTAAGTGATCTACAACGTGAATTTGATGCAACGAACACAGCGTTGGAAGACAAGATGTTGCGTTGGGAAGAACTTTCAGAACGAGCGGAGAATTAA
- a CDS encoding CCA tRNA nucleotidyltransferase, whose amino-acid sequence MQIENLPAEFEAALPILATIEAGGYEAYFVGGSVRDTLLGKPIHDVDIATSAYPNEVKELFERTVDTGIEHGTVMILDHGQGYETTTFRTESTYTDFRRPDEVTFVRSLEEDLKRRDFTVNALAMKADGTIIDLFDGLADLDNGILRAVGDANERFNEDALRMVRAVRFAAQLNFEIEPATLVAIRDNAALMAHIAVERTNVEFTKLMQGKAAHYAVLEMVTTGLFKFMPALGGSELDLVAFAKLLVASQPQTAEIAWTLLAFELGLSSEDSNKFLRTWKHSKDMLNEVRASLTLLNKLRLGDVTNFDLYMTGSAIHTALVVAELSELQVDTQRLAERYDALVIKSKAELQMTGKELTVDFGLKPGPLFGRLINDLEAAVVAGELPNDAAALADAVKTAIENENEKK is encoded by the coding sequence ATGCAAATTGAGAATTTACCAGCAGAATTTGAAGCCGCGTTACCAATTTTAGCGACCATTGAAGCAGGTGGTTATGAAGCTTACTTTGTCGGGGGATCAGTCCGCGACACATTATTAGGTAAGCCGATTCATGATGTGGATATTGCGACATCTGCATATCCGAATGAAGTTAAAGAATTATTTGAACGTACTGTGGATACAGGGATTGAACACGGTACAGTGATGATTTTGGACCACGGACAAGGTTATGAAACAACAACCTTCCGAACAGAATCAACCTATACAGACTTCCGTCGTCCTGACGAAGTAACGTTTGTCCGTTCATTGGAAGAAGATCTAAAGCGTCGTGACTTTACGGTGAATGCTTTAGCGATGAAAGCAGACGGGACAATCATTGATCTATTTGATGGATTAGCTGATTTAGACAACGGTATCTTACGAGCAGTTGGCGATGCAAATGAGCGTTTCAATGAAGATGCATTACGTATGGTGCGTGCTGTCCGTTTTGCGGCGCAATTGAATTTTGAAATTGAACCAGCTACCTTAGTCGCGATTCGTGATAATGCGGCTCTGATGGCCCATATTGCCGTTGAACGTACGAACGTGGAATTCACGAAGTTGATGCAAGGAAAAGCAGCGCACTATGCGGTGTTGGAAATGGTCACAACTGGTCTCTTTAAGTTCATGCCTGCGTTAGGTGGTTCTGAATTAGATCTTGTGGCGTTTGCGAAATTATTAGTCGCTAGCCAACCGCAAACAGCTGAAATTGCATGGACTTTATTAGCGTTTGAATTGGGACTATCTAGTGAAGATTCAAATAAGTTCTTACGTACTTGGAAGCACAGTAAGGACATGCTAAATGAAGTGCGTGCGAGTCTAACATTGTTAAATAAGTTACGTCTAGGCGATGTAACGAACTTTGACTTGTACATGACTGGGTCAGCGATTCATACAGCATTGGTGGTCGCAGAATTAAGCGAACTACAAGTGGACACACAACGTCTCGCTGAACGTTATGACGCCTTGGTGATCAAGAGCAAGGCTGAACTACAAATGACAGGTAAAGAATTAACTGTCGACTTTGGTTTGAAGCCTGGTCCACTGTTTGGACGCTTGATTAACGATTTGGAAGCTGCGGTGGTGGCAGGTGAACTGCCTAATGATGCAGCTGCGTTAGCGGACGCTGTGAAAACAGCCATTGAAAATGAAAACGAGAAAAAATAA